The proteins below are encoded in one region of Pacificitalea manganoxidans:
- a CDS encoding cell division protein FtsX — MRRWGELAWALLRGDPGADRVVPPTGVTARLTQLTAGAMAVLAVFALAVAVSTDRMADRWSEELARTATLRISAPEGQVDAQVAAALTLLGETPGVAGARRLTPEEERALLEPWFGPDLPVETLPIPALIEITTTEDGIDAGGLRARLAGEVPGAIYDDHTRWRTPLVGAATRVRTLGLLALVLIGTATAAMVVLAANAALAANARVIAALRLVGARDVYIARAFVRRFTRRALFGAGIGTAAGMALIALLPAADAATGVLGGLGFAGAGWLWPLVVPPLAALTAFWATRFAALRRLKELT, encoded by the coding sequence CTGCGCCGCTGGGGGGAGCTTGCATGGGCGCTTCTGCGGGGGGATCCGGGCGCCGACCGGGTGGTGCCGCCCACCGGGGTCACCGCGCGGCTGACGCAATTGACGGCGGGCGCGATGGCCGTGCTGGCGGTCTTTGCGCTGGCCGTCGCGGTATCGACGGACCGGATGGCGGACCGCTGGAGCGAAGAACTGGCCCGCACCGCGACGCTGCGCATCTCCGCCCCCGAAGGACAGGTCGACGCGCAGGTCGCCGCCGCGCTGACCCTGCTGGGCGAAACGCCCGGCGTGGCCGGAGCGCGCAGGCTCACCCCGGAGGAGGAGCGCGCGTTGCTGGAGCCGTGGTTCGGCCCTGACTTGCCGGTGGAAACCCTGCCGATTCCCGCGCTGATCGAGATCACCACGACCGAGGACGGCATCGACGCGGGCGGGTTGCGCGCGCGGCTGGCGGGCGAGGTGCCGGGCGCGATCTATGACGACCACACCCGCTGGCGCACGCCGCTGGTCGGCGCGGCGACGCGGGTGCGCACGCTGGGGCTGCTGGCGCTGGTCCTGATCGGCACCGCCACCGCCGCGATGGTGGTGCTGGCGGCCAATGCCGCGCTTGCCGCCAATGCCCGCGTCATCGCGGCGCTGCGGCTGGTGGGCGCGCGCGATGTCTATATCGCCCGTGCCTTTGTGCGGCGCTTCACCCGCCGGGCGCTGTTCGGAGCCGGGATCGGAACCGCCGCCGGAATGGCGCTCATCGCGCTGCTGCCTGCCGCCGATGCGGCCACGGGCGTGCTGGGCGGTCTGGGCTTTGCCGGGGCTGGCTGGCTCTGGCCTCTCGTCGTGCCGCCACTGGCGGCGCTTACAGCCTTCTGGGCGACACGGTTCGCGGCGCTGCGCCGCCTGAAGGAGCTGACCTGA
- a CDS encoding lysophospholipid acyltransferase family protein, with protein sequence MAYAWQWLRSLVFIVQMYLAMLVLGIFFAPLSAYDRKYAFAAVHTYCRYVRWSAAVLTGLRSEIRGEVPQDEVLVASKHQSFFDIILLVSVLPRPKFIMKAELRRAPILGWFAQRIGCVPVNRGKRAAAIRAMKESVAQGRIEPGQLVIYPQGTRVAAGAALPYKVGVGILYEQLGQTCVPAATNVGVFWPRHGIYRKPGLAVVEFLDPVAPGLPASQLMRVLEHRIETASNRLMIEGGFDPAKLPDPAEVPVETAPGEIAR encoded by the coding sequence ATGGCATATGCATGGCAATGGCTGCGCTCGCTGGTGTTCATCGTGCAGATGTATCTGGCGATGCTGGTGCTGGGGATCTTCTTTGCGCCGCTATCCGCCTATGATCGCAAATACGCCTTCGCCGCCGTCCACACCTATTGCCGCTATGTGCGGTGGAGCGCCGCCGTCCTGACCGGGCTGCGCAGCGAAATCCGCGGAGAGGTGCCGCAGGATGAGGTGCTGGTGGCGTCCAAGCATCAGTCGTTCTTTGACATCATCCTGTTGGTGTCGGTGCTGCCGCGACCGAAATTCATCATGAAGGCCGAACTGCGCCGCGCGCCGATCCTTGGCTGGTTCGCCCAGCGGATCGGCTGCGTGCCGGTCAATCGGGGCAAGCGCGCGGCGGCCATCCGCGCGATGAAGGAAAGCGTCGCGCAAGGCCGGATCGAGCCGGGGCAATTGGTGATCTATCCGCAAGGCACCCGCGTCGCCGCAGGCGCCGCCCTGCCCTATAAGGTAGGGGTCGGCATTCTTTACGAACAGTTGGGCCAGACGTGTGTGCCGGCGGCGACGAATGTCGGGGTGTTCTGGCCGCGACATGGGATCTACCGCAAGCCGGGGCTGGCCGTGGTGGAATTCCTCGACCCCGTCGCGCCCGGCCTGCCCGCAAGCCAGTTGATGCGCGTGCTGGAACATCGGATCGAAACGGCATCCAACCGGCTGATGATCGAAGGCGGGTTCGACCCGGCCAAACTGCCCGACCCCGCCGAAGTGCCGGTGGAAACAGCACCCGGCGAGATCGCGCGCTGA
- a CDS encoding zinc-ribbon domain-containing protein, producing the protein MAPRSSEGNEMRLICPNCEAQYAVGDDLIPPGGRDVQCSNCGRTWFQYPEGEAGPDASARAAGDVADPLPDDAAPPEPEDRRADDPSAPASSRIKVSRGVRAPKPAPVPAPDPAPQATEADADAPDWDADDEAEDAAPVPPVTAPRRRLDASLLQVLREEAEREQAARRREAGGLEMQPDLGVAEPERVRATPPVDPAPEPEPDTGPADQAPPVPRPDAVPDPVRPVAEDAPAASDTPEPRSPARTPAPAAPSQTEAAIIAGSAAAMARGDRPDPEPAPVKPAPVTVEEDAAPMPDKRGPRRDLLPDIEEINSTLRASGQTTTKETQDPRVARAARQRRQKGFRLGFGLALIAAGLALFVYSRAPMIVGWLPQAEAPLVAYVNAVNDGRVWLDDRLRQMVGPD; encoded by the coding sequence ATGGCGCCACGATCATCCGAGGGGAACGAGATGCGGCTGATCTGTCCGAATTGCGAGGCTCAATACGCGGTCGGTGACGATCTGATCCCGCCGGGCGGGCGGGATGTTCAATGTTCCAATTGCGGGCGGACGTGGTTCCAATACCCCGAGGGCGAAGCGGGCCCCGATGCATCGGCCCGCGCTGCGGGGGATGTGGCCGACCCTCTCCCTGACGATGCTGCCCCGCCGGAGCCCGAAGACCGCCGTGCGGACGATCCGTCTGCGCCGGCCTCTTCGCGGATCAAGGTGTCGCGCGGCGTGCGCGCGCCCAAACCTGCCCCGGTGCCAGCGCCAGACCCTGCGCCGCAGGCGACGGAGGCCGATGCCGATGCCCCCGATTGGGACGCGGATGACGAGGCCGAAGACGCCGCGCCCGTTCCACCGGTGACCGCGCCCCGCCGCAGGCTCGACGCGTCGCTGTTGCAGGTGCTGCGCGAGGAGGCCGAGCGCGAGCAGGCCGCGCGGCGCCGCGAGGCCGGAGGGCTGGAGATGCAGCCCGACCTTGGCGTTGCGGAGCCTGAGCGCGTGCGGGCCACGCCGCCGGTGGACCCTGCGCCCGAGCCCGAGCCCGATACCGGCCCAGCCGATCAAGCCCCCCCGGTGCCGCGCCCCGACGCGGTGCCCGACCCCGTCCGCCCGGTCGCCGAAGATGCGCCCGCCGCGTCCGATACGCCAGAGCCGCGCAGCCCGGCCCGGACGCCCGCGCCTGCCGCGCCGTCACAGACCGAGGCTGCGATCATCGCGGGCAGCGCCGCCGCGATGGCGCGCGGCGACCGTCCCGACCCCGAGCCTGCCCCCGTCAAGCCCGCGCCGGTCACGGTGGAGGAGGACGCGGCCCCGATGCCGGACAAGCGCGGCCCCCGCCGGGATCTGCTGCCCGACATCGAGGAGATCAACTCCACCCTGCGTGCCAGTGGCCAGACCACGACAAAGGAAACGCAAGACCCCCGCGTCGCCCGCGCGGCCCGGCAACGGCGGCAGAAGGGCTTTCGCCTGGGCTTTGGGCTTGCGCTGATCGCGGCGGGGCTGGCGCTGTTCGTCTATTCCCGCGCGCCGATGATCGTCGGCTGGCTGCCACAGGCCGAAGCGCCGCTGGTGGCCTATGTCAACGCGGTCAATGACGGGCGCGTCTGGCTCGACGACCGCCTGCGCCAGATGGTCGGCCCGGATTAA
- a CDS encoding prefoldin domain-containing protein: MNRTEFIVVTAIILFVAFLLGWFSCWLVLRLTRVTQSEMGELDKMAQSLHEAEESRDEAITYLQQREAELTNQLSQTEAELRAAMDGLRAARAEAEELHGYIERQNATG, encoded by the coding sequence GTGAACAGAACCGAATTTATCGTCGTCACGGCGATCATCCTTTTCGTAGCCTTCCTGCTGGGGTGGTTTTCGTGCTGGCTGGTGCTGCGCCTGACCCGCGTCACCCAGTCCGAAATGGGCGAGTTGGACAAGATGGCCCAGTCCCTGCACGAAGCCGAGGAAAGCCGCGACGAGGCGATCACCTACCTCCAGCAGCGCGAGGCCGAACTGACCAATCAGCTCAGCCAGACCGAAGCCGAACTCCGCGCCGCGATGGACGGCCTCCGCGCCGCCCGCGCCGAAGCCGAAGAACTCCACGGCTATATCGAACGCCAAAACGCCACCGGCTAA
- a CDS encoding cell division ATP-binding protein FtsE has protein sequence MIELEAAGYTYRGGEPLLREMSLHLPPGSFHFLTGPSGAGKSTLLKLCYFELFPTEGDIRILGRSVRGMSRDDIAQTRRRIGVVHQDCQFLDHLPLSENVALPLKVAGKEPEPANLRELLGWVGLERRAEALPPELSGGERQRAALARAVVMAPDLILADEPTGNVDWDMSLRLLQLLVELNRMGKTVLVATHDLNLIRAAKKQVPARVLRIAGARLQLAGADL, from the coding sequence GTGATCGAACTGGAAGCGGCAGGGTATACCTATCGCGGCGGCGAGCCGCTGCTGCGGGAGATGAGCCTGCACCTGCCGCCCGGCTCGTTCCATTTCCTGACCGGCCCGTCGGGCGCGGGGAAATCGACGCTGCTGAAGCTGTGCTATTTCGAACTGTTCCCGACCGAAGGCGACATTCGCATTCTCGGACGTTCGGTCCGCGGCATGTCGCGCGACGACATCGCCCAGACCCGGCGCCGCATCGGCGTGGTGCATCAGGATTGCCAGTTCCTCGATCATCTGCCGCTTTCTGAGAACGTCGCTCTGCCGCTGAAGGTCGCAGGCAAGGAGCCAGAGCCCGCCAACCTGCGCGAATTGCTGGGCTGGGTCGGGCTGGAGCGCCGGGCCGAGGCATTGCCCCCCGAATTATCGGGCGGTGAGCGCCAGCGCGCCGCGCTGGCCCGCGCGGTGGTGATGGCGCCGGATCTGATCCTTGCCGACGAGCCGACGGGCAATGTCGATTGGGACATGTCGCTGCGGCTGCTGCAATTGCTGGTGGAGCTGAACCGCATGGGCAAGACCGTGCTGGTCGCGACCCATGATCTGAACCTGATCCGCGCGGCAAAGAAACAGGTGCCGGCCCGTGTGCTGCGCATCGCCGGGGCGCGGCTGCAATTGGCGGGGGCGGACCTGTGA
- a CDS encoding OmpA family protein has translation MRVGPVVISATALAAAACLSLVSAGVAASVVERVSQAGVRNALVDNGFEWVEVGSDGLQVQLSGTAPTEADRFRALSITGEVVESSRVIDNMEVTPANPVESPEFTIEILRNGEGISLIGLIPAELDREQIARDIARIADGAEVVDLLETADYPVPDGWETAMDFGFEALARLPRSKISITDEAVRITAISNSGQEKRRLEAELRRAVPDAVDLAMDISAPRPVITPFTLRFLIDEDGARFDACSADTEEAAARILAAARKAGLAENVTCTLGLGVPTPAWSTAVTQGIAALAELGGGSVTFSDADVSLVALDTATQDDFDRVVGELESGLPDVFSLHSVLPEPVAVDGTGDAEAGPPEFVATLSPEGQVQIRGRVTDEQQREAVESFARARFGIERVYAAARVDDALPDGWPVRVLSGLQALSELEHGAVVVQPAFVSVKGETGNPEARAEISRLLSDKLGESQNFEIDVVYKKAFDPIANLPSAEECVRRINAIQSDQKIAFDPGSTEITGNSIGVVDRIADVLKGSCSEVELVLEIGGHTDSQGREVMNLELSQARADAVLEGLMARRVLTADITARGYGETTPIADNDTEQGREENRRIEFRLVLEEADPVDDETAGAPDGAQADGAPDAEASDDDGSGDGVDNGSGTAEAEQQ, from the coding sequence ATGCGTGTTGGACCCGTCGTGATTTCCGCGACAGCGCTCGCGGCTGCCGCTTGCCTGTCGCTCGTTTCCGCCGGGGTGGCGGCCTCGGTTGTCGAACGGGTCTCGCAGGCCGGGGTGCGCAACGCCCTTGTCGATAACGGGTTCGAATGGGTGGAGGTCGGCTCCGACGGGTTGCAGGTGCAACTCAGCGGCACCGCCCCGACCGAGGCGGATCGCTTCCGCGCCCTGTCGATCACGGGCGAGGTGGTCGAAAGCTCCCGTGTCATCGACAACATGGAAGTGACCCCCGCCAACCCCGTCGAATCGCCCGAATTCACGATCGAAATTCTGCGCAACGGCGAAGGCATTTCCCTCATCGGGCTGATTCCGGCGGAGCTCGACCGCGAACAGATCGCCCGCGACATCGCCCGCATCGCCGATGGGGCAGAGGTCGTGGACCTGCTGGAAACCGCCGATTACCCGGTGCCCGATGGCTGGGAAACCGCGATGGATTTCGGATTCGAGGCGCTGGCCCGCCTGCCCCGCTCCAAGATCTCGATCACCGACGAAGCGGTGCGCATCACCGCCATTTCCAATTCCGGGCAGGAAAAGCGGCGGCTCGAGGCCGAATTGCGCCGCGCCGTGCCCGATGCCGTCGATCTGGCGATGGACATCTCCGCCCCGCGCCCCGTGATCACCCCCTTCACCCTGCGCTTCCTTATCGATGAGGATGGCGCCCGCTTCGATGCCTGCTCCGCCGATACCGAAGAGGCCGCCGCGCGCATCCTCGCCGCCGCGCGCAAGGCCGGTCTGGCCGAAAACGTCACCTGCACCCTCGGGCTGGGCGTGCCCACCCCGGCATGGAGCACCGCCGTCACCCAAGGTATCGCGGCGCTGGCGGAACTCGGCGGCGGCTCGGTCACCTTCTCGGATGCCGATGTGTCGCTTGTCGCGCTCGACACCGCCACGCAGGACGATTTCGACCGGGTGGTGGGCGAACTGGAATCGGGTCTGCCCGATGTATTCTCGCTGCATTCCGTCCTGCCCGAGCCTGTCGCCGTCGACGGCACCGGCGATGCGGAGGCAGGCCCCCCAGAATTCGTCGCGACCCTCTCGCCCGAAGGGCAGGTGCAGATCCGCGGCCGCGTCACGGACGAACAGCAGCGCGAAGCCGTCGAAAGCTTCGCCCGCGCGCGGTTTGGCATCGAACGCGTCTATGCCGCCGCCCGCGTCGATGACGCCCTGCCCGACGGCTGGCCGGTGCGGGTTCTCTCCGGGCTTCAGGCCCTGTCCGAACTGGAACACGGCGCGGTCGTGGTGCAACCGGCCTTCGTCTCCGTAAAGGGCGAAACCGGCAATCCCGAGGCCCGCGCTGAAATCTCCCGCCTGCTGTCGGACAAATTGGGCGAAAGCCAGAATTTTGAAATCGACGTGGTCTACAAAAAGGCCTTCGATCCCATCGCCAACCTGCCCAGCGCCGAAGAATGCGTGCGCCGCATCAATGCCATTCAGTCCGATCAGAAAATCGCCTTCGATCCCGGCTCGACCGAGATCACGGGCAACAGTATCGGCGTCGTCGACCGCATCGCGGACGTGCTGAAAGGCAGCTGCTCCGAGGTTGAACTGGTGCTGGAAATCGGCGGTCACACCGACAGTCAGGGCCGCGAGGTCATGAACCTCGAATTGAGCCAGGCCCGCGCCGATGCGGTGCTCGAAGGTCTGATGGCGCGCCGCGTCCTCACCGCCGACATCACCGCACGCGGCTATGGCGAAACGACCCCCATCGCGGATAACGACACCGAACAGGGCCGTGAGGAAAACCGCCGCATCGAATTCCGTCTTGTTCTCGAAGAGGCCGACCCGGTAGATGATGAGACGGCCGGGGCACCCGACGGGGCCCAAGCTGACGGCGCACCGGATGCGGAGGCCTCGGATGACGATGGCTCCGGCGACGGGGTGGATAACGGGTCCGGGACAGCCGAGGCGGAGCAACAGTGA
- a CDS encoding TIGR02302 family protein: MDHENARTSALKSLLWPLRLTRIGLVAERATRAFWPLWSVLLGVAALLFLGLHDYAAQTVIWTGAGLVAVLCATLAYWGARRFRWPDRAEAAARLDATLPGNPIRALADTQAIGATDAASVAVWHAHIVRMADRAARARPVRPDLRLAARDPFALRYVALTAFVAALLFGSVWRAASVTDSFTAGPGAAIAAGPAWEGWIEPPAHTNRPALYLNDIAADSFDVPVGSRIALRLYGQPGDVTVTETLSAPAPLAGSEGETDTATDTAADTPAPEPDAPDTDTAAPVTDSMARSFAVAQAGELTIDGQGGRSWQIGVIGDAAPRVALDGAVEIEASGQMSQPFTAQDDYGVQSGRARFDLALDALPRRYGLTAAPEPRAPITVDLPMPISGGRDDFRETLIEDFSKHPWAGLPVRLQLSVLDAAGQEGLSEPMQMRLPGRRFFDPLAASLIEMRRDLLWTRTNGRRAAQVIRAVTWRPDGIIRDASTYLQIKLVLSQLEFENDRPGGLAAEARDRIAEDLWEIASRIEEGDLADALERLRQARDKLAEAIRNGATEEEIADLMQDYRQALSEYMNQLAQQQQQNPDQSQQQADNMMEMTGDQLQQMLDQLQQLMEEGRTAEAQQLLEQLQQMMENMQVAQGQSGQGQQNPGQQAMDDLAQTLRDQQGLSDEAFRDLQEQFNPGEPGQQPGQQPGQQPGQQPGQGQGQQGQNQPGQGQQPGQPGQPGQPGQGDGTQPGAPSAESLAQRQNQLRQELNRQSQNLPGAGTEPGQAARRALDDAGDAMDRAERDLQNDDLAGAIDNQAQAMEALREGMRNLGEAMAEQQGQQQPGQQGQSMGQADPNGRRDPLGRESGTEGELGSNENLLQGEDVYRRARDLLDEIRRRSGDQERPEVELDYLRRLLDRF; encoded by the coding sequence ATGGATCACGAAAACGCCCGCACATCAGCCCTGAAATCGCTGCTCTGGCCGCTGCGCCTGACCCGTATCGGACTGGTGGCGGAGCGGGCGACGCGGGCGTTCTGGCCGCTGTGGTCGGTTCTGCTGGGCGTTGCGGCGCTGCTGTTCCTTGGGCTGCATGACTATGCGGCGCAGACCGTGATCTGGACCGGGGCCGGGCTGGTCGCGGTGCTTTGCGCGACGCTTGCCTATTGGGGCGCGCGCAGGTTCCGCTGGCCCGACCGGGCCGAAGCCGCCGCCCGGCTCGACGCCACGCTGCCCGGCAACCCGATCCGCGCCTTGGCGGACACGCAGGCCATTGGCGCGACAGATGCCGCCTCGGTCGCGGTCTGGCACGCCCATATCGTGCGCATGGCTGATCGCGCGGCCCGCGCCCGCCCGGTGCGGCCCGACCTGCGGCTCGCCGCGCGCGATCCCTTTGCCCTGCGCTATGTGGCGCTGACCGCCTTCGTGGCCGCGCTGCTTTTCGGCTCGGTCTGGCGGGCGGCGTCCGTCACCGACAGCTTCACCGCCGGGCCGGGCGCGGCCATCGCCGCTGGCCCCGCATGGGAAGGCTGGATCGAGCCGCCCGCCCATACCAACCGCCCCGCGCTGTATCTTAACGACATCGCGGCAGACAGTTTTGACGTGCCCGTGGGCAGCCGTATCGCGCTCCGGCTCTATGGCCAGCCCGGCGACGTGACCGTGACTGAAACGCTCTCCGCCCCTGCCCCCCTCGCGGGGTCCGAAGGCGAAACCGACACCGCGACCGACACCGCAGCCGATACCCCCGCCCCTGAGCCAGACGCCCCTGACACCGACACCGCCGCCCCGGTGACCGACAGCATGGCCCGCAGCTTTGCCGTCGCGCAGGCTGGCGAACTGACCATCGACGGTCAGGGCGGGCGCAGTTGGCAGATCGGCGTGATCGGCGATGCCGCGCCCCGTGTCGCGCTGGATGGCGCGGTGGAGATCGAGGCCTCCGGCCAGATGAGCCAGCCCTTCACCGCCCAAGACGACTACGGCGTGCAATCCGGTCGGGCCCGGTTCGACCTGGCGCTCGATGCCCTGCCCCGCCGCTACGGGCTGACCGCCGCGCCGGAGCCGCGCGCCCCCATCACCGTCGATCTGCCGATGCCAATCTCCGGCGGCCGCGATGACTTCCGCGAAACACTGATCGAGGATTTCTCGAAACATCCGTGGGCCGGGCTGCCGGTGCGCCTGCAACTTTCCGTGCTCGACGCCGCCGGGCAGGAGGGCCTGTCCGAGCCGATGCAGATGCGCCTGCCGGGGCGGCGCTTCTTCGATCCGCTCGCCGCCTCGTTGATCGAGATGCGGCGCGATCTGCTGTGGACGCGCACCAATGGCCGCCGCGCCGCGCAGGTGATCCGCGCTGTCACATGGCGGCCCGACGGGATCATCCGGGACGCCTCCACCTATCTGCAAATCAAACTGGTGCTGAGTCAGCTGGAATTCGAAAACGACCGCCCCGGTGGGCTCGCCGCCGAGGCCCGCGACCGCATCGCCGAAGACCTGTGGGAAATCGCCTCCCGCATCGAAGAGGGCGATCTGGCCGACGCGCTGGAACGGCTGCGGCAGGCCCGCGACAAGCTGGCCGAGGCCATCCGCAACGGCGCCACCGAAGAAGAGATCGCCGATCTGATGCAGGATTACCGGCAGGCTTTGTCGGAATACATGAACCAGCTTGCCCAGCAGCAACAGCAGAACCCGGACCAGTCGCAGCAGCAAGCCGACAACATGATGGAAATGACGGGCGATCAGTTGCAGCAGATGCTCGACCAGCTGCAGCAGTTGATGGAGGAAGGCCGCACCGCCGAGGCCCAGCAGCTTCTCGAACAGCTTCAGCAGATGATGGAGAACATGCAGGTCGCGCAGGGCCAATCCGGTCAGGGGCAGCAAAATCCCGGCCAGCAGGCGATGGATGACCTCGCCCAGACGCTCCGCGATCAGCAGGGTCTGTCGGACGAAGCGTTCCGCGATCTACAGGAACAGTTCAATCCCGGCGAACCGGGCCAGCAACCGGGCCAGCAACCGGGCCAACAGCCCGGACAGCAGCCGGGACAGGGTCAGGGCCAGCAAGGCCAGAACCAGCCGGGACAGGGCCAGCAGCCCGGCCAACCGGGGCAACCGGGCCAACCGGGACAGGGCGATGGCACCCAACCCGGCGCACCCAGCGCCGAAAGCCTCGCCCAACGGCAGAACCAGTTGCGGCAGGAACTCAATCGCCAAAGCCAGAACCTCCCCGGGGCCGGGACGGAACCCGGACAAGCCGCCCGCCGCGCCCTCGACGACGCGGGCGATGCGATGGACCGTGCCGAGCGCGACCTGCAAAATGACGACCTCGCCGGGGCGATCGACAATCAGGCGCAGGCGATGGAAGCGCTGCGCGAAGGCATGCGCAATCTTGGCGAGGCCATGGCCGAACAGCAGGGTCAGCAACAGCCCGGCCAGCAGGGCCAATCGATGGGCCAAGCCGACCCTAACGGTCGCCGCGATCCCTTGGGCCGCGAAAGCGGCACCGAAGGCGAGCTGGGCTCCAACGAGAACCTGCTGCAAGGCGAAGACGTCTACCGCCGCGCCCGCGACCTGCTCGACGAAATCCGCCGCCGCTCCGGCGACCAAGAGCGCCCCGAAGTGGAACTGGACTACCTGCGCCGCCTTCTGGACCGTTTTTGA
- the lysA gene encoding diaminopimelate decarboxylase, protein MDHFLYRDGALHAEDVPVSEIAAAVGTPFYVYSTATLTRHFQLFQDALSGLDHTICFAMKSLSNQAVLKTLADLGAGMDVVSGGEYARAVAAGVPGDRIVFSGVGKTREEMTQALQGGIRQFNVESEPEMETLSAVATELGRTAPITIRVNPDVDAKTHAKIATGKSENKFGIPISRAREVYARAAALPGLEVVGIDVHIGSQLTDIEPFRTAFTKVADLTRALRAEGHDIRRLDLGGGLGIPYTRVNEAPPLPFDYGAMIRETVGDLGCEIEIEPGRLISGNAGLLVSRVIYVKSGEDREFLILDGAMNDLLRPAMYDAHHDIVPVVEPAPGADTSAYDVVGPVCESGDTFAKGRHLPQLGAGDLVAFRSAGAYGAVMASEYNTRPLIPEVLVKGDQFAVIRPRPTFDEIIARDKLPEWL, encoded by the coding sequence TTGGATCACTTCCTTTACCGCGACGGTGCGCTGCATGCCGAAGACGTGCCGGTGTCCGAAATCGCCGCTGCTGTCGGCACGCCGTTCTACGTCTATTCCACCGCCACGCTGACCCGGCATTTCCAGCTGTTTCAGGACGCGCTGTCGGGGCTCGATCACACCATCTGCTTTGCGATGAAATCGCTCTCCAATCAGGCGGTGCTGAAAACACTGGCCGATCTGGGCGCCGGGATGGATGTGGTGTCGGGCGGGGAATATGCCCGTGCCGTTGCCGCCGGCGTGCCCGGTGACCGCATCGTGTTCTCGGGCGTGGGCAAAACGCGGGAGGAGATGACGCAGGCGCTGCAAGGCGGCATCCGCCAGTTCAACGTCGAGAGCGAACCCGAAATGGAAACGCTTTCCGCCGTCGCCACCGAACTGGGCCGTACCGCGCCCATCACCATCCGCGTGAACCCGGATGTGGATGCCAAAACCCACGCCAAGATCGCCACCGGCAAATCGGAAAACAAGTTCGGCATCCCGATTTCCCGCGCGCGGGAGGTCTATGCCCGTGCCGCTGCCCTGCCGGGGCTGGAGGTCGTCGGCATCGATGTGCATATCGGCTCGCAACTGACGGATATCGAGCCGTTCCGCACCGCCTTCACCAAAGTGGCCGACCTGACCCGCGCCCTGCGCGCCGAAGGCCATGACATCCGCAGGCTCGATCTGGGCGGCGGGCTGGGCATCCCCTACACGCGGGTGAACGAAGCGCCGCCGCTGCCCTTCGACTATGGCGCGATGATCCGCGAAACGGTGGGCGATCTGGGCTGCGAGATCGAAATCGAACCCGGACGCCTGATCTCCGGCAATGCCGGTCTGCTGGTCAGCCGGGTGATCTACGTCAAATCGGGCGAGGACCGTGAATTTCTGATCCTCGACGGGGCCATGAACGATCTGCTGCGCCCCGCCATGTATGACGCGCATCATGACATCGTTCCGGTGGTCGAGCCTGCACCGGGGGCGGACACCAGCGCCTATGATGTGGTGGGGCCGGTCTGCGAATCGGGCGACACCTTTGCCAAGGGGCGGCACCTGCCGCAGCTTGGTGCCGGGGATCTGGTCGCGTTCCGCTCCGCCGGGGCCTATGGCGCGGTGATGGCCAGCGAATACAACACCCGCCCCCTGATCCCGGAGGTTCTGGTGAAGGGCGATCAATTCGCCGTCATCCGCCCCCGTCCGACATTTGACGAAATCATCGCCCGCGATAAGCTGCCCGAGTGGTTGTAA